CAGGCCGATCACGGCGTAGATGATCAGCAGGGCGCCGAGCACGATCGTGCCGTAGCGCGCATGCGGGCCGGTCAGCGCGCCGGCATTGAGCCAGCATCCGATCACGGTGCCGATCATCAGCGGCCACAGCCGCTTCAGGATGTCGCGCAGATAAGGGCCGACGAAGGTCTGCCAGATGTTGGTGACGATGGCGGGCACGATGACGATGGCGATGGCTCGGCTTGGCGCCATGCTCACCGCGAGCAGACCCATGGAGACCGTCGGCAGGCCGAGCCCGACCACGCCCTTGACGAATCCGGCCAGCAGGAAGACGGCGGCGATGAGGATGAGCAGCGGGTCGATCATATCTGCACATTGACCGAAGCCGCGCGCCGGCACAATCTGGAGGTTACGGAGAGTGCCTTCGTTTCAGGCGAAGGCTAGAACATGATCCGGACCCTTAGGGCCGCGTCAGCGCAAAGTGCGCAGCGGTTTCCGACAAGATCATGCTCCAACAATGAGAGAACGACCTGCCATGCGCTTCGACCTCGTCGACCTCCAGCTCTTCATCGCGGTCGCCGACCAGCGCAGCATCACCCGCGGCGCGGAGCGGTCGCACCTGGCGCTGGCCTCGGCCAGCGCGCGCATCAAGGGCCTCGAGGACGCGCTCGGCGTCGCGCTGCTCAAGCGCGGGCGCCGCGGCGTGGAACTGACCGCGGCCGGCGAGAGCCTGCTCGATCATGCGCGGCTGGTCATCCACCAGATCGACGCCATGCGCGGCGATCTCGCCGGCTTTGCCAGCGGCGTGCGCGCCAGCGTGCATTTCCTCGCCAACACGTCGGGCCTGTCGGAACACCTGCCGAAGGCGCTCGCTGGCTTCCTGCGCGAGCATCACGATGTCGCCATCGACATCGAGGAGCGCGAGAGCACCGACATCGCGGCGGCGATCACCGCCGGTGCCGCCGATCTCGGCTTCGCCGCCGAGCACGCATTACCCGAACATATCGAGCGCTTCGTCTTCAGCGAGGACCGCCTGACACTGGTGACATCGAAACGCGGCCCGTTCGCCGGCCGCCGCCAGATCGACTTTCAGGAGGCGGGAGCATGCGACTTCGTCGGCCTGACCAGCGCCACCGCACTCCAGATGCACATCTCGAAACATGCGGCGCGGCTCGGCATGCGTCCGCATTTTCGCGCGCGGTTGCGCGATTTCGACGCGATCTGTCAGATGGTCGCCGCCGATGTCGGCGTGGCGCTCGTGCCCGAAGCCGCTGCCCGCCGTTGTGCCAGGACCATGCCGCTCGCGATGGTCCGCCTGCGCGATGCCTTCGCCAACCGGAGCCTCGTGATCTGCGCGCGCAGCTTCAAGGCGCTGCCGCGGCCGGCCAAGATGCTGGTGGAGCATTTGAGGGCCGAGGCAGCGTGAGCCGTAGCGCCGCGCTCGCGGCAATGCCGACCAACCGAGTCAAAATCGGTCGTTCCGTGCGGCGTTCGTTTTCATGCGCCGCTGCGGCGATCAGCCCGGGGAACGGTCGCAGCCTTACCTCATTGCCCAGTTGGCGAAACGAGCCAGGAGCAAACCATGTCCAGGAACAGGCGCAACGCGAGACGTTCCATGCGCGTAACCGGCCTCGTGCTGGTCGCTGTGCTGGCAAGCGCTTCCATTGGTCCAGCATCAGGGCAGAGCGGCGGGGGTGGCGGAAGTTCGGGCGGGGGAGGCGCGGGCAGCGGTGGCGCTTCGTCTGGGACCGCGACCGCTCCCGGAACCAACGCGGCCGGCACGGCTCAGTCGGGCGGTGGCGCTGGTCCGCGTGGATCAACGACCGTTGGGCGGCCCGGCAATCCGGCGGGTGGCACCAATATCGGTCGGATCGATGGGACGGTCACGCCCGGTCCCTCGTTGCAGGGCGATGACCAGATCCGCTCGGAGAGCTCGGCGAACTCACAGGCCGATCGGAAGATCAAGAGCATCTGCAAGGGATGCTAAGCATGATTCCGGTTCAATAACCTCTGCAACCGCGGACATAGGCAAAACGAGGGAACGCGGCGATGCTTGGGCGGCGCCGGGTCCTACTTCGCCGTCTCGATCCCGGCGTCCTTGATCACCTTCGCCCACTTCTTCGTCTCGTCCGCGATGAAGCTGCGGAAGTGCTCGGGCTCGTCGCCGATCAGGGTCGCGCCTTGGGCGGCGAGCTTCTCCTTCACCGCGGGATCCGCCATCGCCTTCGTCGCAAGGGCGTGCAGCGCAGTAACGACCTCCTTCGGCGTGCCCTTGGGCGCGACCATGCCGTACCAGTTCTCGATGCGCAGATCGGCAAAGCCCGCTTCGGCCATCGTCGGTACATCAGGCGCGGTCGGGGCGCGTTCGGCCGAGCCCATCGCGATAGGACGCAGGGCGCCTGCGTTAACCTGCGGCAGCAGCACGGGGAGATCGAGGAACGTCATCTGGACCTGCTGACCCAGCAGATCGTTCACCGCAGGAGCTGCGCCGCGATAGGGCACGTGCACGATGTCGATCTTTGCGGTCAGCTTGAACAATTCGCCGGCGAGATGCGGCAGGCTGCCGGGGCCGGAGGAGGCGAAGTTGAGCTTTCCGGGCTGTGCCTTGGCGAGTGCGATCAGCTCACCGATGTCCTTGGCGGGCACATTGGTGCCGACGACCAGCATTTCCGGCACGGTCGCGACCAGCGTCACCGGCGTCAGGTCGCTCGAGGTGTCGTAGGCGACCCGTTCCATGCTCGGGCTGATCGCGAGCGCGCCGGCTGAGGAGATCGCGATGGTGTAGCCGTCGGGCGTGGCCTTGGAGACGGCGTCAGTGCCGAGCACGCCGCCCTGGCCGCCGCGATTGTCGATCACCACCGGCTGTCCTGACAGCTCGGACATCCGCTGGCCGATGACCCGCGCGATGATGTCGTTGGGGCCGCCGGCCGGGAACGGCACGATCAGCTTGATCGGCTTGGCTGGAAAATTCTGCGCCGACGCAAGCGTCGGCAACAGAAGCAGGAACAATCCCGAGAACAATTCAACGAGCAGCCTGCGTGAGATCGTCATGCAAGCCTCCGCCCGCGTTGTTATTGGTTCAAGAGTTTCAGTGCTTCTTCGTGAACCCTGGGATCACCGGCCGCGATGATGCGGCCGCCGCCCTGGGCCGGCTTGCCTTCCCAGGTGGTGACGACGCCGCCGGCACCGGTCACGATCGGGATCAGCGCCGCAATATCGTACGGCTTCAACTCGGTCTCGACCACGAGGTCGACATGGCCGGCCGCCAGCATGCAATAGGAGTAGCAGTCACCGCCATAGCGCGACAGCCGCGCGCCCTGCTCGATGCGGCTGAAGATGGCGCGGTCGCGCTCGTTCATCAGCAGCGGGCTGGTGGTGTAGGTCGTGGCTTCCGACAGCGAGGCGCAGCGGCGGACCTGGAGCCGGCGCTCGCCGGAGAGGCCCTTATAGTTGGCCGAGCCGTTGTCGCCGGAAAAGCGCTCGCCGATGAAGGGCTGGTGCATCATGCCGAACACCGGCGCACCCTTGTGCAGCAGCGCGATCAACGTCCCCCAGATCGGAAAGCCGCCGATGAAGGATTTCGTGCCGTCGATGGGGTCGAGCACCCAGACATAGTCGGCGTCTTCGCGCTCATTGCCGAATTCCTCGCCGACGATGCCGTGCTGGGGGAAGTTGGCCTTGATCAGCCGCCGCATCACCGCCTCCGCGGCGCGGTCGGCTTCCGTGACCGGATCGAAATCCTTGGTCTTGCTCTTGTCGTCGATCGACAGCGAGGTGCGGAAGAACGGCAGGATGGTTTCGCCGGAGGCGGTGGCGAGCCGTCCGATGAAGGCGGAGAAGTCGATCACCGTCACGGCGAATCCTCGAAAGCGAAAGTCGAATGAAGCTCGCTCCTGCCTAGCTCAAATCGGCAGACTCTTGCAGCGCTGTCTTGATTTGGCCCCTGGTATTTTGAATGCCGCGATTGGCTGCCTCATCTCAGTCATCTCCTGGCCAAATATCGATCACAGCGTTGAAACCTTAGTTCCGCCCCTGCCTCGTTCGTATGCAAACATCTATCAACCCATTGAATTTCCTTATTAAAGAAACTGAATCTGGGTTTCCATAGAAGCAACTGAGCCATGTGCGTTTTGCATGGGAAACCGCTCAAAAGCCCTTGCACTTTGTGCGTCGCGGTCGCATATTGTTGCGGTGCGGTAGCGCTTGGCGTTACCGCTGCCCTCCTTGGGCGTTTCCTCCCTAGACTTGGGCCGCTTCTTCATTAGAAGCGGCCCTTTTTTCTTTGGCCCTTGTTTTCATTTTGGTGCGCGCGAGTTCGCGAAGCGAAAGCATGTTCGCGCCTGTGGTCGGCAACGCGAAAGAGTTCGAGCCTATTCCGCCGCAGCCTGGAACGGGCCGAGATCGCCGAACGGGATCGTCGTTGCCAGCACGTCGGCAAGCACGCCGAAATCGGACGCAACTTGCGCAAAGCGCGGACCGCGCTCGCGCCGCCGTTCGTCCATGTAGATCGCGCGATTGAGCTCAAGCTGCACCGCGTGCAGGCCGCTCGCCGGATTGCCGTAATGCTCGGTGATGAAGCCGCCGGCGTAGGGTTTGTTGCGGCCGATCGAATAGCCGAGCCCCGTCATGGTCTCCTCGACCCTGTCGGGGAGCAGCGGCGTGCAGCTCGTGCCGTAGCGGTCGCCGATCACGACGTCGGGCCGGCGCGGCTCATCTCTGCTGACGCCGACCGAGGGCATCGAGTGGCAGTCGACCAGCACCACGGTGCCGAACATCTGGTGCACCTGGTTGATCAGCCGGCGCAGAGCGCGGTGGTATGGCTTGTACAGCGCCTCGATCCGCCCCAGCGCGTCGTCGACCAGGATGCGCTCGCGATAGATCTCCTGGCCGTCGCCGACCACGCGCGGAATGGTGCCGAGGCCGCCGGCGACCCGCATCGAGCGCGTATTTGCAAAGCTCGGCAGCCGCCCGGTGAACATACGGGGGTCGAGCTCATAGGGCTCGCGATTGACGTCGACATAGGAGCGGGGAAAGTTGACCCGCACGGTCGGAAAGCCGCGCTCGCTCAAATGGCCGATCAGCTCGTCCATGAAGGAATCTTCGGACCGCCGCAGCGTCGGCAGGTCGATCCGCGAGGCCGCCAAGAATTCGTCCGGATAGGTCGAGCCGGAATGGGGCGAGTTGAAAATGACCGGCGCGCGCCATTGCGCGGGCTCCACGATCTCGAAGGCTGGCGACGCATCGCCGTCAAACCGGGTCATCTTCTCAGGCTTCGTCCCTTCGCGCCGGAATCTGGCAGGGGCCAGATCGCATTGATTCGGCCGATCGAGCGGCTCTTATGTGTCGTCATTGTCCGGAATCGCAACCATTCTGCCAAGCGAAAAGATGTGATGGCTGCTGGAACACGTCTTAACCGTGCAGGCAGGGAGGTGGGGACGCGCCGGCGCGGCTCGATTGCTTCGAGCCGCATTCCAGTTCACAAGGACCGGCAACGCAGCCCGCTTGGGGTTAAGATTTTCACCTCAAATTTACCCTCTATCGGGCTTAGTAACCTTTGCTGATATCCTCTGGGGAGTCGACTTTCCTGCCATGCCAAAGATCCTCCTCGCCGAAGACGACAACGACATGCGCCGTTTCCTGGTCAAGGCGCTGGAAAACGCCGGTTTTCAGGTTTCGTCCCACGACAACGGCATGGCCGCCTATCAGCGGCTGCGGGAAGAGCCGTTCGAGATGCTGCTGACCGACATCGTCATGCCGGAGATGGACGGCATCGAGCTCGCCCGCCGGGCCTCGGAACTCGATCCCGACATCAAGATCATGTTCATCACCGGCTTCGCCGCGGTGGCTCTGAACTCGGATTCGGACGCCCCCAAGAACGCCAAGGTGCTGTCCAAGCCCGTGCATCTGCGCGAATTGGTCAGTGAAGTGAACAAGATGCTGGCGGCCTGAATCGGCGCCGTTCCGTCCTTGCGCCGGCTCCCCTGAGCCGTTATAGGGACCCCACCCGATCTAGACGACATCTAGGGCACGTAGCTCAGCGGGAGAGCACTACCTTGACATGGTAGGGGTCACAGGTTCGATCCCTGTCGTGCCCACCATCCTTCGCTCGCGATAGCGAGAGAAGGATGCCGCGCCGAAGCCCAACGGGCGCGGGCGGGCCGCCGCCGCGAGCTTCGGCGAAGCAAGCCCACCAATCAATCTCAATGCAAAGCGTGTCCGGCGTAGCTCGAAGAGCGAAGACGGATTGGGGCGTCTAGCTCTGCTCCTCTGGAACGCCCCGAAGCCATCGGGCATTGTTCCGCCATGGCCAAGCCGTCCACAAAACCCTTCAGCCGCGGCGATCACGTCAGCTGGAATTCCGAGGCCGGCCGCGTGCGGGGCCATATCCTGCGCGTCCACACCCAGGACGTCGATTACAAGGGCTATACGCACCACGCCACGCCGGATGATCCGCAATACGAGATCAAGAGCGACAAGACCGATCACGTCGCCCTCCACAAGCGCCGGGCGCTGCGGCGGCTGCGCACGTAACGGGCAAGCTCTCGGCGCCAACATCAAGTTGAGTTATCGTCTTCTGACGTGAGGTCGCCGGTGAGGAAATGCGAATGACGCGGGCAGCAGGTTTTTCCGTGGCGATACTGGCGCTGATGGTGTCGCGCGCGGATGCAGCGATTGTCGACTGGCAGGCCGAGCTGCAGCGCTGCCGTGTGCTGCGCGAGAGCGTCGCGCCGCTGCTTCAGGCCGGCGAGGGGATATCCGCCGTCGGCCGCTCCAACAGGTCGGTTCGCCGTTGCATCTGGATCCAGCGCATGGCGGTGCGCAAGAAAATCCCCGGCGCCGGGGTCTGGTAGCCTGCCGGGTGCTGCGCATGCGATGACGGCGGCAGGGGCGGCATCTGCATAACCGTCACCCTGAGGTGGCGGCTTCTTCAGCGGCCCTCGAAGGGCGACGGCCCCGCTGTATCCGGGCCGTACATCCTTCGAGGCTCTCAGCGCAGTGCGGATGCACTGCGCGGTTCGCACCTCAGGATGACGGAGTTGAGACCTTGGTCCTGTCCTTGCTTCCGAGCAGCACGTCCTTCAACCCGGTCGGGTACAGGCTCGGACCGCCCTCGACATCGAGGTCGGCGAGATTAAACCAGCGGGCCACAATCTGCTCGCCGTTATCCTCGCGAAAATCGACGCGTTCCTGGTCGCTGAACGCGCCATCCGGAAACGCGACCGCCGCGATGAACATCATCTCGTGCCCGGTCGATCCCTCGTGCACGAAAATATTCTCCATCACCAGTGGCTCGCCGGTGATGGTGATGCCGATGCCGAGTTCTTCGTGAAATTCCCGCACCAGCGCCGCCCGCCAGCTCTCGCCGAACTCGATCTCGCCGCCGAGCGGACGCACGCCCTTGATCCGGCCTGCATCGTCGCGAACCTCGGCCGCGAGCAGCCGCCCGTCCCGCCAATGCAGGCCGATCGCGACGACGCGGATGTGGGGATGCGGGCGCCATGTGGTCATGGGGCATGGTTAGTCGGCTTCGCGCGATCTCGCAACGATGAGGGATGATTGCCTGTCTGTCCGGATCACAGGATGGAAGCCCGCCAGAACGCCGTCTGCAGCGGCAGCTGATGCCGGATCATCGCGACACCATCGACGACCTTCAATCCGCGGGCGGCGCAGGCCTCCATGAAGCCGGTGCGCCGCGCGGCTATGATGTCAAATACTGCGCAATCCCCCGGCAGCTTGGCCGGGTCCATCGGCAAGGCATCGGTCACGCGCAGGCCGAGGGATGTCGCGTTGACGCACAGTCCCGCGTCGTCGAAGCGCTCCTCGAGGCTCAGGTCGAGATCGGGGAATTGCCCGCGCAGCTTTGCCGCGAGCGCCTCGACCGGGCCGGGCACCTCGTTGAGGATGCGCAAGCGCTTCAAGCCGGCCGCTACCAAGGCGTGGCAGATCGCGCGGCCGGCACCACCCGCACCGATCACGACGGTTCGGCGTTCAGGGTCGAAGATGCCGGCTTCGCGTGCGGCGTTCAAAAAGCCGCCGCCGTCGAAGGACTCGCCGACGAGTTTTCCGCTCGCCTCTAGTCGGATGGTATTGACCACGCCCTCGAACTTCGCGGCAGGCCCGACCTCGTCGCAGAGTTCGAACGCGGCCGGCTTGTGCGGCATGGTCAAGTTGAAGCCGGCGGTGCTCGGCGACTTCGCCAGCGCGCGGATCGTCTCGGCGAGATGCTTCGGCTCGACATCCATTGGCACCAGGTGCCAGTCGAGGCCCTGCTCCTCGAAATAGGGCGTGTAGTAGCGGGGAGCCGCGACGTGGCCCGCCGGGTGGGCGAAGATGAAGACGGTGCGCGTTGCGCCGGTCGGAAGCTTCATGATCTCATCCCTTGACGGCACCCGCCGTGAGCCCGCTGACGAGATAGCGGCGCACCGCGAGCGAGAAGATCAGCACCGGTGCCATCACCAGCGAGCCGCCGGCGGCGATCTTGCCCCATTCCCAGCCTTCGTAGTTCATGAAATTGACGACGGCGACCGGTGCGGTGCGCGCATTGGTTCGGGTCAGGATCAGCGCGAAGAAGAAATCGTTCCAGGCATAGAGGAAGCACAGGATCGCGGTAGCGGCGATGCCGGGCGTCACCATCGGCAGCACGATCTTGGTGAACACTGTGCGCGTGCGCGCGCCGTCGACCAGCGCCGCCTCTTCCAGCGAGACCGGGATCGTGTCGAAAAACGGCTGCATCATCCAGATCACCAGCGGCAGGTTGAAACTGGTATAGACCAGAACGAGGCCCGTGATGGTGTCGAGCAGCCCGATCCACCGATAGAACAGGAAGAACGGGATCGTGAACGCGATCGGCGGCGCCATGCGCGTCACCAGGATCGCAAAGGAGAGGCCATGCTTGCCGCGCCCGGCCCAGCGCGACAGCGCATAGGCTGCGGGCACGCCGAACAGCAGCGCCAGCGCGGTCGAAAGCGAGGCGCTGAGCAGGCTGTTGACGAAGGACGCCGAGAACGCGCTATGCCAGAGCGAGACGTAGTTCTCGAGCGTCGGCGTGAAGATCAGCGGCGGGGGGAACTGCAGGATCTGGTCGTTGGTCTTGAAGCTCATCTGCAGCAGCCACAGGAACGGCGAAAGCAGGATGAGCAGCGTGACCGTAATCGCGATCAGCCGGCCGGGCGTGGCCTTGCGGAGGGAAGACTCGCTCATGCCAGTGCCGCCTTGCGCCGGCCCATCCAGACCAGGCCCAGGCTGATGCCGCAGACCAGCAGCAGCATCACCACCGTGACCGCGCTGGAATAGCCGATCTCGTTGGTGTCGAAGGCGAGGAGATACGCATAGTAGTTCGTGACTTCGGTGACGGTGCCGGGTCCGCCGCCGGTCAGGAGAAAGATCAGCGGGAAAGCCTTGACGCTGTCGATCAGGCGGAACATGCCTGATATCACCAGGATCGGCGTGATGAAGGGCAGGGCGACGTACCAGAATATCTGGAGCTTGTTGGCGCCGTCGACGAGAGCGGCCTCCGAATATTCGTCGGGAATGGTCTGCAGCGCCGCCAGTACCATCAGGAAGGTGAAGGGCAGCCATTCCCAGGTGTCGGCGATGATGATCGAGGTCAGCGCGAAATCGACGCTCGAGGTCAGTGCCGGCAGCGTGAAATGCAGCGCTTGCGCGGCGTAATAGAGCGGGCTGATGTCGGGCGCGTAGATCAGCTTCCAGATCACCGCGACTACGATCGGCGGCAGCACCATCGGGATCAGGAAGAAGGTGCGCGCGAATTCGACGAAGCGCGACGGCACGTTCAGCAGCAGCGCCAGCAACATGCCGAGCAGCACCTGGAACAGCACGCTTGCGACCGACAGCTTGGCCTGCACGGCCAGCGAGTTGACGAAGCGGGGGTCACCGGGCAGCAAGGCATAATTGCGAAACGGATCGCTGAAATCGGTGGCCGAGCCCGGCGTCGTCAACTGGAACGGGGTCAGGCTGGTCACGACGAGATAGATCGCCGGCAGCACGGCGACTGCGAACAGCACGATCAAACTCGGCGTGAGCGCGAAGGCGATGAACCTTCGGCGCTCATCGTCAATTCCGCTCTCGCTCAAAGTTTTGTCCCGGCGCGGCGGAGTGCGGCGATGGCCTGATCCTGGGCCGCGCTCATCGCGTCCTTTGCCGGCAGCTGGCCGGTGGCGACCTGCTCGAACGCCTTGTTGAGGACGTCGCCGACGATCGGGAACTCCTTCGAGGTGCGGTAAGCCATGTAGTTCTCGCCCTTGCCGGGCAGCTCGAGCACCTCAAGATAGAGCGCGCCGAGGTCCTGGCCGTTTACCGTATTCAACTTGCGATACTCGTCGCTGGTGATGATCGAGCGCCGACACACCGAGGAGTGACCGTGCTCCTTGACGAGCTTCATCGAGATCTCGGGGCTGAGCGCCCATTTGATGAATTCCCAGGCTGCCTTCTGGTTTTTGGCGTTCTTGGGAATGCCGAGGCCCTGGCTGTTCGAGGCCGGATAGTCGTGCACGGGACCGGCCGGGGAGCGCACCACGCGCGCGGTGTCCTTCACCTTGCTTTCTTCGGAGAGCAGGATCGGCGTCACCCAGGCGCTGGAATGAATGAAGATATTGGCGCGGCCGGTCAGCATCGCCTGCCGGGCCTGGTCCTCGGTGTAGGTCAAGACGCCCTTCGGCGCGCTCTTCAGGAGGTTCGCATAGAACTCGACGCCCTGGATCGCCTCGGGCGTATTCAGCGCCGGCATGACGTCGCCGGGCGGCTTCTTGAAGATGTTGCCGCCGAAGCCCTGGATGTAGGGCGGCAGATTCCAGTTGTGGAGGAACCACGACACCATGCCGCTGACGCCGTCGGTGCCGTTGATCTCGGCGCAGACCTGCTGAAGCTCGGCGAAGGTCTTTGGGATCTTCAGCCCCTTCTTCTCCATCAGGTCCATGCGCGACAGCCCCATCAGCATGGCGCCGCCTTCCCAGGAGTAGCCGTAGGTGGCGCCCTTGGCGTCGCGATAGGGCACCTGCGCGCCATCGACGAAATCCTTCGGATTCCAGTCGGCCGGCGTCAAATTGGCGTCGCCCGTGAACTCGTCGAGATTGGCGAGCAGGCCTGCCGCGATCCAGCGGGTCGCAAGCGTGAAGGTGACGTTGACGAAGTCATAGGCCGAGCCGCCCGAGGACAGTTCGAGATTGGCCTGCTGGTTGTAGACGGGCAGGGCCGAGAGCTGGAGGTCGACCTTCATGCCGGTCTTTTCCTCGAACTCGGGGATGTACTTTTGTAGCAGCGTGAAGAAGCGGTGCTGGAACGAGGCGCCGTGCAGCGTCACGCCGGCAAAGGGTTTGGTCTGCGCGATCAGTGGCGCCGGGAATGCCGCGAGCGCCGCGGTGGCGGCACTGGCTTTGAGTAATTTGCGGCGGGTGAGCGAACTCGCGCGCGATGCGGTCTTCATGCTTGTCTCCCTCAACTATTGTTTGCCGGTTTCAACGCGTCCGTCTGGTGCGGGCGTTCTCGTCCTCGGTGTCTTTCTTCTGGCGCGACATGGCCGTGACGATGTTCCCTTCAGTGAGATCCATCAGCTTGTGCATGGCCTGGCGCGCGCCGTCTGAATTGCGCGCCCAGATCTCGTCGAGCACCGCGCGGTGATAGGGCAGGCTTTTCCGCGGCGCGCCGGGATTCTTGCTCGACATATTGAATGACA
This genomic stretch from Bradyrhizobium sp. CCGB12 harbors:
- the hisN gene encoding histidinol-phosphatase — protein: MTVIDFSAFIGRLATASGETILPFFRTSLSIDDKSKTKDFDPVTEADRAAEAVMRRLIKANFPQHGIVGEEFGNEREDADYVWVLDPIDGTKSFIGGFPIWGTLIALLHKGAPVFGMMHQPFIGERFSGDNGSANYKGLSGERRLQVRRCASLSEATTYTTSPLLMNERDRAIFSRIEQGARLSRYGGDCYSYCMLAAGHVDLVVETELKPYDIAALIPIVTGAGGVVTTWEGKPAQGGGRIIAAGDPRVHEEALKLLNQ
- a CDS encoding LysR substrate-binding domain-containing protein yields the protein MRFDLVDLQLFIAVADQRSITRGAERSHLALASASARIKGLEDALGVALLKRGRRGVELTAAGESLLDHARLVIHQIDAMRGDLAGFASGVRASVHFLANTSGLSEHLPKALAGFLREHHDVAIDIEERESTDIAAAITAGAADLGFAAEHALPEHIERFVFSEDRLTLVTSKRGPFAGRRQIDFQEAGACDFVGLTSATALQMHISKHAARLGMRPHFRARLRDFDAICQMVAADVGVALVPEAAARRCARTMPLAMVRLRDAFANRSLVICARSFKALPRPAKMLVEHLRAEAA
- a CDS encoding carbohydrate ABC transporter permease; translated protein: MSESGIDDERRRFIAFALTPSLIVLFAVAVLPAIYLVVTSLTPFQLTTPGSATDFSDPFRNYALLPGDPRFVNSLAVQAKLSVASVLFQVLLGMLLALLLNVPSRFVEFARTFFLIPMVLPPIVVAVIWKLIYAPDISPLYYAAQALHFTLPALTSSVDFALTSIIIADTWEWLPFTFLMVLAALQTIPDEYSEAALVDGANKLQIFWYVALPFITPILVISGMFRLIDSVKAFPLIFLLTGGGPGTVTEVTNYYAYLLAFDTNEIGYSSAVTVVMLLLVCGISLGLVWMGRRKAALA
- the cpdR gene encoding cell cycle two-component system response regulator CpdR; this encodes MPKILLAEDDNDMRRFLVKALENAGFQVSSHDNGMAAYQRLREEPFEMLLTDIVMPEMDGIELARRASELDPDIKIMFITGFAAVALNSDSDAPKNAKVLSKPVHLRELVSEVNKMLAA
- a CDS encoding ABC transporter substrate-binding protein, encoding MKTASRASSLTRRKLLKASAATAALAAFPAPLIAQTKPFAGVTLHGASFQHRFFTLLQKYIPEFEEKTGMKVDLQLSALPVYNQQANLELSSGGSAYDFVNVTFTLATRWIAAGLLANLDEFTGDANLTPADWNPKDFVDGAQVPYRDAKGATYGYSWEGGAMLMGLSRMDLMEKKGLKIPKTFAELQQVCAEINGTDGVSGMVSWFLHNWNLPPYIQGFGGNIFKKPPGDVMPALNTPEAIQGVEFYANLLKSAPKGVLTYTEDQARQAMLTGRANIFIHSSAWVTPILLSEESKVKDTARVVRSPAGPVHDYPASNSQGLGIPKNAKNQKAAWEFIKWALSPEISMKLVKEHGHSSVCRRSIITSDEYRKLNTVNGQDLGALYLEVLELPGKGENYMAYRTSKEFPIVGDVLNKAFEQVATGQLPAKDAMSAAQDQAIAALRRAGTKL
- a CDS encoding tripartite tricarboxylate transporter substrate binding protein; protein product: MTISRRLLVELFSGLFLLLLPTLASAQNFPAKPIKLIVPFPAGGPNDIIARVIGQRMSELSGQPVVIDNRGGQGGVLGTDAVSKATPDGYTIAISSAGALAISPSMERVAYDTSSDLTPVTLVATVPEMLVVGTNVPAKDIGELIALAKAQPGKLNFASSGPGSLPHLAGELFKLTAKIDIVHVPYRGAAPAVNDLLGQQVQMTFLDLPVLLPQVNAGALRPIAMGSAERAPTAPDVPTMAEAGFADLRIENWYGMVAPKGTPKEVVTALHALATKAMADPAVKEKLAAQGATLIGDEPEHFRSFIADETKKWAKVIKDAGIETAK
- a CDS encoding NUDIX hydrolase, coding for MTTWRPHPHIRVVAIGLHWRDGRLLAAEVRDDAGRIKGVRPLGGEIEFGESWRAALVREFHEELGIGITITGEPLVMENIFVHEGSTGHEMMFIAAVAFPDGAFSDQERVDFREDNGEQIVARWFNLADLDVEGGPSLYPTGLKDVLLGSKDRTKVSTPSS
- a CDS encoding carbohydrate ABC transporter permease, with the protein product MSESSLRKATPGRLIAITVTLLILLSPFLWLLQMSFKTNDQILQFPPPLIFTPTLENYVSLWHSAFSASFVNSLLSASLSTALALLFGVPAAYALSRWAGRGKHGLSFAILVTRMAPPIAFTIPFFLFYRWIGLLDTITGLVLVYTSFNLPLVIWMMQPFFDTIPVSLEEAALVDGARTRTVFTKIVLPMVTPGIAATAILCFLYAWNDFFFALILTRTNARTAPVAVVNFMNYEGWEWGKIAAGGSLVMAPVLIFSLAVRRYLVSGLTAGAVKG
- a CDS encoding N-formylglutamate amidohydrolase; translated protein: MTRFDGDASPAFEIVEPAQWRAPVIFNSPHSGSTYPDEFLAASRIDLPTLRRSEDSFMDELIGHLSERGFPTVRVNFPRSYVDVNREPYELDPRMFTGRLPSFANTRSMRVAGGLGTIPRVVGDGQEIYRERILVDDALGRIEALYKPYHRALRRLINQVHQMFGTVVLVDCHSMPSVGVSRDEPRRPDVVIGDRYGTSCTPLLPDRVEETMTGLGYSIGRNKPYAGGFITEHYGNPASGLHAVQLELNRAIYMDERRRERGPRFAQVASDFGVLADVLATTIPFGDLGPFQAAAE
- a CDS encoding shikimate dehydrogenase, giving the protein MKLPTGATRTVFIFAHPAGHVAAPRYYTPYFEEQGLDWHLVPMDVEPKHLAETIRALAKSPSTAGFNLTMPHKPAAFELCDEVGPAAKFEGVVNTIRLEASGKLVGESFDGGGFLNAAREAGIFDPERRTVVIGAGGAGRAICHALVAAGLKRLRILNEVPGPVEALAAKLRGQFPDLDLSLEERFDDAGLCVNATSLGLRVTDALPMDPAKLPGDCAVFDIIAARRTGFMEACAARGLKVVDGVAMIRHQLPLQTAFWRASIL
- a CDS encoding DUF2945 domain-containing protein translates to MAKPSTKPFSRGDHVSWNSEAGRVRGHILRVHTQDVDYKGYTHHATPDDPQYEIKSDKTDHVALHKRRALRRLRT